TGCTCTTTGCACCAGTGTTCGAGGCTTAAATCACCTTCACCCTCTTTGCGGGCAAACTCAGCGGTGACATCACAAAAGCGCACCAGACGCGCCGAAACCACCCTGACTACGCATGCCGGTACCTCCTGCCCGTCAAGAACGATGACGTAACCGCCAATTCTGGATGCGGCACCTTCTTGTTGGTAAGAGGCTAAGGAACCACAGGTGGCTGTTTTAATTCCTTTTCTGATCAGGTCCGCAAGCTCGCTTGCCAGCGCCGGGCTGTCCCCCATTTGCCAGACATCCGCACCCGGATACTTCACTTTTAATCCATCAACCGTATGCATAAAAAACCTTATAAATCGTGATACGAAAAATGCCGGGGGCGCTTCGCTTGCCCGGCCTACATATAGCTTATCTGACGAGCCGAAGCCCTTTTGAAACGACGCGTTTAAACTCTTCACACTCGGTATGTTCTGGCTGCGAACAACGCGCAACGTGCTTAAGCCCGCGACTTAACAACTGCAGTCTGCGAATGGTTACATCAATCTCTTTTGAACGTTGCTCGAGCCGTTCCCTGTCCAGAGCTATCTTACCCTGCGTACCGAACATCTCTGCGATGTCATCCAGAGAAAACCCCGCCACCTGTCCCAGCGCAATCAGCTGAAGCTTATCGAGCACATTTTCATGGTACTGCCTTCTCAGGCCATTACGGCCAATGGGTTTGATTAACCCTTTCGTTTCGTAATACCGCAACGCCGAGGGTTTAACCCCTGAAAGCTCAGCCACTTCTCCGATATCCAGTTCTTTCATCGTTGACTTCAACCTCGCTTTAAGTTGCAAACTGGCTGTCAGCTTAGCATTTCATTAACGGAGAGCAGTCATTGGAAAGCATTTATGTCATTAAAACGGTTATAACGGGGATTGGCGCAACGCTTCTCATGGACATATGGTCACTGTTTCAGAAACAGATCCTCAGGGTTCCGCCGCTGAACTATGCCCTGGTAGGACGTTGGATTTTGAGTTTACCTGAGGGAACGTTTTTCCACAGTACGATTGCTTCGACGCCGCGCGTAAAGGGGGAGAAAATCACTGGCTGGGTGTTTCACTATCTGACCGGAATAGCTTTTGCTTTTGTGCCGTTTATATTCAACGGCGGTGCCTGGCTCAGGGAGCCGTCTCTTACAATGGGTTTGCTGGCGGGTCTGCTAACCTTGTTTGCCCCCTTCCTGCTCCTGCAGCCAGCGTTCGGTTTTGGCATAGCCGCGTCACGCACGCCCCGCCCATGGGTGACTCGCCTGATGAGCGCGCT
This DNA window, taken from Leclercia adecarboxylata, encodes the following:
- a CDS encoding ASCH domain-containing protein, with translation MHTVDGLKVKYPGADVWQMGDSPALASELADLIRKGIKTATCGSLASYQQEGAASRIGGYVIVLDGQEVPACVVRVVSARLVRFCDVTAEFARKEGEGDLSLEHWCKEHQRFFTQEGTFSDDMELIAEEFEVVELL
- a CDS encoding helix-turn-helix domain-containing protein, translating into MKELDIGEVAELSGVKPSALRYYETKGLIKPIGRNGLRRQYHENVLDKLQLIALGQVAGFSLDDIAEMFGTQGKIALDRERLEQRSKEIDVTIRRLQLLSRGLKHVARCSQPEHTECEEFKRVVSKGLRLVR
- a CDS encoding DUF2938 domain-containing protein gives rise to the protein MESIYVIKTVITGIGATLLMDIWSLFQKQILRVPPLNYALVGRWILSLPEGTFFHSTIASTPRVKGEKITGWVFHYLTGIAFAFVPFIFNGGAWLREPSLTMGLLAGLLTLFAPFLLLQPAFGFGIAASRTPRPWVTRLMSALTHLAYGFGLYVAALMMSA